A DNA window from Nitrospira sp. contains the following coding sequences:
- a CDS encoding hypothetical protein (Evidence 4 : Unknown function but conserved in other organisms; MaGe:77310088), with product MKCTRCEGLMVVDNLIDLQESGIPMWMRGLRCVSCGNIVDPMILRHRRSQKLGTMRLLKPGVLVPEFARQLKATA from the coding sequence ATGAAGTGCACACGATGTGAAGGCCTCATGGTGGTCGACAATCTGATCGATCTACAGGAAAGCGGCATCCCCATGTGGATGCGCGGTTTGCGCTGCGTGTCCTGCGGCAATATCGTGGATCCGATGATTCTGCGTCATCGCAGAAGTCAAAAGTTAGGAACGATGCGATTGCTGAAACCCGGTGTCCTGGTTCCTGAGTTTGCAAGACAGCTCAAAGCGACGGCGTGA